The Leclercia adecarboxylata region CCCGGGTGCTGGAAAACGTCACCTGCTGACCGTTGAGCCACATCTCGCCGAGGCTGGGCTGCTGGACGCCGGCAAGGATTTTCATCAGCGTCGACTTCCCGGCCCCGTTCTCGCCGATAATCACGTTCACTTTGCCGCGCCAGACGCGGTAATCGACCTTGTCCAGCGCCACGGTGCCGGGAAACAGCATCGAGATCCCGCGGGTGCTGAGGATAATGTCATCTGCCGGGCTCTCGCTCATCACGGCGTCTCCTGTTTCAGTTCCAGCGCCGTCGCATCCACCGCTTTGCCCGCGTTCAGGGTGGCGGCGAACAGGACGGTGGCATCTTTGCCGCTCCAGCTCTCGTCGATTTTCGGCAGATGCTTCACCGCCTCGCGGTTCAGGGCGCGGGAGAGCTGGGCATACTGCACCTGATTGGTAAACTCATCGAAGCGGAACCCGGCGGCGTCGCGGATGGCGTTGCCGCGCATTACCGGCCCGGTCTGAATGTCCACCGGCTGGCCGTTCACCGTCATCACCAGCTTCTGCTCGCGTTCGTTGCTGGCATCCACGCGCTCCACCTTGCCGGTAAGGCGCACGAAGACGCTCTGCGGTTTGGCTGCCGGCGTGTTCAGCTGGGTGGAGAGGGCGCTGGCGTCCAGGGCGTGATTTTTTGCGGCGTCGAGGATCCGCGGCTGCCAGGTTTGTTGCGCGATCTGCTGTGGAGTCTGGTTGTCAAAGCTCGCTTTGGCGTTGGGATCGGCAGGCATAATCGGCTTGCCGTTCTCATCCAGATCCACCACGGTGCAGGCCGTCAGCAACAGGGCGGCAGCGCCTGTCAGCGTGGCGCCCCATTGTGTTAAACGCATACTGCCTCCGCTTATTTGCTGAGGTTAAACAGGTTCAGCTTGCTGGCGTTGGACTCATCGATCAGCACGCAGTCCATCAGCTGCTTCTCGTCTTTTTGCGCTTTGCCGTTTTTCAGGTAGTAGTCGGCCTGCTCAACGGCCATCTGGGCCTGCTGCCAGCCTGGCTGCAGCACCGTGGCTTTAATGTTGCCCTTCTTCAGGATCGAGTCGCGGGTGTAGTCGCTGCCGTCAAAGCCAACCACGATCACGTCGTTCTTCCCGGCGGCCTTCAGCGCGGCTTCGGCGCCCAGCGCCATGGTGTCATTACCGGAGATCACGCCCACGATATCCGGGTTGGTCTGCAAAATGGCTTCCATACGGGTGAAGGCTTCGGTCTGGCTCCAGTTGGCGGTCTGCTGGGCCACCATCTTCATGTCCGGGTAGTCGTCGATCACGTCGTGGTAGCCCTGGGAGCGCACGCTGGCGTTGGTGTCCGACGGACGGCCCAGCAGCTCAACGTATTTACCTTTGCCGTCCAGCAGCTTGACGAACTTCTCTGCACCAAGCTGCGCGCCCTGATAGTTGTTCGAGACAATCTGCGCCACCGCCACGCCGGTTTTGTTGATTTCACGATCGATCAGGAAGGCAGGGACGCCTGCCGCTTTGGCCTTCTCCAGCGGACCGACGGTGGCATCTGCCCCGGCGTTGTCCAGAATGATCGCTTTCGCCTTGCGGGCAATAGCGGTCTCAATCAGCTGGTTCTGTTTGTTCACGTCATCGTCGTGGGAGGCGACAAGGGTGGTGTAACCCAGCTCTTTCGCCTTCGCCGCCGCGCCGTCGGCTTCAGCCTTGAAGAACGGGTTGTCGTGTGAGGGGGTAATAATCGCAATGAGTCCGTTATCGGCGGCAAACAGGGAGCCGGAAGCGGCGATCATTGAGGCCAGTAAAGCGGATTTAACAAAGGTCGTGTTCATTCTTTTTCTCCACATTGAATATTTATTCAATAATGATTTATTATTCAATGTAACGATAAGTCTGCCTGATTAAACTGTCTACGGTTCAGGCCGCTAATTTGTTTAAAAGGAGAAAAGGATCACGATCCTGAGCAATTATTCATCACAGATCAGGGTGACAACCCTGGTGTCCGAACGCAGCCAGTGCGCGGTAAATGCCTGATTTTGTGCAAAGGGGGGAAGGGGGCGAGTCAGGGTTAAGGTCAGAGTATCCTTGCTCAGCGTCGTGACGCGGGCGCACTCAAACCCCATCCAGGCCTGCACCTGAGGGAAGAGCGCTTTGAACAGGCTCTCTTTGGCGCTGAACGCCAGGGTAAAGGCCAGGGGGAAGGGAAGGCCGCATTCGGCCAGCACCCGGGCTTCCTGAACATCAATCACTCCGTCCTGAATCTCGCGGGCTTCGCTTTCAGCGACGATTGCCTCGCAATCGATACCTGTCATCCCCTTATCGCGGCAAATCGCCACGGCCTGGGTGCCGCTGTGGGAGAGGCTGCCGCTGACCCCCGCAGGCCACAGGGGTTCCCCGCTGGGGCCGATGGCGGGAACGGCCCGGCGGTTCAGAGCATGAAAGGCGGCGATGCGCCCGGCCAGATGGTCGGCTTTGCGCTTGCGCCCGGCGTCTGCGAGCTGGTGGTGGTGCGGGAGCCAGAGCAGATCGGCGTCGCTGAAGGTGGCCGGATCGAAGGTGATGCGGTGAACGGTCTGTCCGGCGAGAAGAAATGTGGCGTGGTGAGTGTGCATATTCTTCTCGCGGTGGACAAAAGGAGAGGTAGTTTAGCCTGGTGTGGCTCAGGAGAGGACGTTTTTGTCGATCCCCAGGCGTTTCATCCGCGACAGCAGGGTGGTGCGCTTGAGGCCCAGACGCTGGGCCGCGCCGCGTGGCCCGGCGATCACCCCGTTGGTCTCCTTCAGCACCCGCACGATGTGCTGGTACTCCTCTTCCCCTTCGCGGATGTCGCTGACGGGCATTTCCGGCGCGGCACTGCTGGCGCGGTGGAAATCTATGTCCGGCATCGAAAGCTGCAGCACGTTGCCGCGGGTGAGCAGCACCGCCCGCTCAATCACGTTCTCCAGCTCGCGCACGTTGCCCGGCCACTCCATCCGGCTGAGCTGGCGCAGGGTATCCGCCGGAATGCTGTCGATGTTGCGCCCCAGCCGGTGGGCAATCTTGAAGGTGAAGGATTTCACCAGCAGGGGAATATCTTCCGGGCGCTCGCGCAGCGGCGGGAGATAGATCGGGAAGACGTTCAGGCGGTAGTAGAGATCGCTGCGGAACTCGCGGTCGGCCACCATCTTCGTCAGGTCGCGGTTGGTGGCGGCAATCAGACGCACGTCGGTGTGGATGATGCGGTTGCTGCCGAGGCGCTCAAACTCCTGCTCCTGGAGCACGCGCAGCAGCTTGGGTTGAAGTTCAATGGGCATGTCCCCCACTTCGTCGAGGAACAG contains the following coding sequences:
- a CDS encoding DUF2291 family protein → MRLTQWGATLTGAAALLLTACTVVDLDENGKPIMPADPNAKASFDNQTPQQIAQQTWQPRILDAAKNHALDASALSTQLNTPAAKPQSVFVRLTGKVERVDASNEREQKLVMTVNGQPVDIQTGPVMRGNAIRDAAGFRFDEFTNQVQYAQLSRALNREAVKHLPKIDESWSGKDATVLFAATLNAGKAVDATALELKQETP
- a CDS encoding D-ribose ABC transporter substrate-binding protein produces the protein MNTTFVKSALLASMIAASGSLFAADNGLIAIITPSHDNPFFKAEADGAAAKAKELGYTTLVASHDDDVNKQNQLIETAIARKAKAIILDNAGADATVGPLEKAKAAGVPAFLIDREINKTGVAVAQIVSNNYQGAQLGAEKFVKLLDGKGKYVELLGRPSDTNASVRSQGYHDVIDDYPDMKMVAQQTANWSQTEAFTRMEAILQTNPDIVGVISGNDTMALGAEAALKAAGKNDVIVVGFDGSDYTRDSILKKGNIKATVLQPGWQQAQMAVEQADYYLKNGKAQKDEKQLMDCVLIDESNASKLNLFNLSK
- the entD gene encoding enterobactin synthase subunit EntD yields the protein MHTHHATFLLAGQTVHRITFDPATFSDADLLWLPHHHQLADAGRKRKADHLAGRIAAFHALNRRAVPAIGPSGEPLWPAGVSGSLSHSGTQAVAICRDKGMTGIDCEAIVAESEAREIQDGVIDVQEARVLAECGLPFPLAFTLAFSAKESLFKALFPQVQAWMGFECARVTTLSKDTLTLTLTRPLPPFAQNQAFTAHWLRSDTRVVTLICDE